Genomic segment of Methanobrevibacter woesei:
TCCAAGAACTTCACAATAAAGCTGATAAGTATATCAATCTTGAAACCTCCGATATAGAAAAATCTATTGAAATACTGGGTGAATGCGGATTGAAGGAAAATATAGATTTTGTAAGAAATTATGATAATCCTAACGCTATTAAATTATTATCTAACTTTGATAATAGAGCTGAAATTGTGAAAGTCTTAGTTTTAAACAAAATTTCTATATTTAGATTAGAATTAATTGAAGAAAGTCTTGAAGATTACTTCACAAATCTTTTAGACACACATGTTTATGTACAGTAGGTGATTAAATGATTACATTTATTGAAACTGAGTTTTTAAAACTAAAAAGATCAAAAATATTTTTTATAACCATCTTAGGAGCATTGTTTGTTCCATTTATGCTAAGTATGGGAATTGCATACCAATTATGGCAATCACCAGATTATATATTTTATTTTAAAGATGGATTCGAAGTAATGAAACAGTTCCTATTTATGTTACTTGGTGTGGAAGTATTTGCAATTGTTAGTGCATATTTATTCGGAAGAGAATATAGTGAAAGAACCTTAAAATCAATACTAACAACCCCTATATCAAAAATAAAATATCTATGCGGTAAATTCCTTATGTTTTTCATATGGACCATTCTCCTCGTATTAATTAGCTACTTTGGACTTATCCTCTTTGGTGAAGTCATAGGAATTAAAGGATTGACTTTCGGCATTTTCTCTGAAACCATAACTAGTTACCTCTACAATGGAGTTCTCCTATTTCTTACAATGACTCCATTTGCATTCTTTGCAATATGGATAAAAAGTTTAGTCCCATCAATGATAGCTGGAGGAGTTGTAACCGTGGGGAATATGATGATTTATGGAAGAGATCTCACCCCTCTTTTCCCTTGGACAGGTTCCTTTGTACTTGCCAATGGTGAATTAAGTCAATATGCATACAGTGAAGCAACAACCTTTGGAATTATTCTTGCAGTATTTATAATTGGCTTTGTATTAAGTTACATCTACCTCTATAAAACCGATACACCATTATAAAATTAAAAGGGTTGCCATAAACCCTTTCCTCTTTTTTTATTAAAATTTAAATTATTAATTTTTTACCTTATTTTAAAAATTATTAATATCTTAAAAAATTCTAAAGTTTTAATTATATTATAAAACATATTTTATTATAATAGAAAATTTTATGATAAAATTTAATATGGGGTTTAAATGTCATTTGAAGAAAATAAGATGTTAATAATGCCTGCTGTTGATATACGAAATGGAAAATGTGTTCAATTAGTTCAAGGAAAACCAGGAAGTGAACAAGTTGTCATTGACAATCCTGAAAAGGTTGCATTATCCTGGCAGGAACAAGGAGCTAAAACAGTTCACATAATTGATTTAGATGGGACAATTGATGGTAAAACTAGCTTACCTACAATTAAAAAAATTGTAAATGAACTATCAGTTCCAGTCCAGTTAGGTGGAGGTATTAGAAGCCTTGAATATGCTAAAGAACTATTGGATTTAGACATTGACAGAGTCATTATTGGAACAATGGGTATTAAACATCCCGAAGTTATCCACGAGTTATCTGAAGAATATGGTTCAGACAGAATAATGATTTCACTAGACAGTAAAGATTCCAAAGTTGTAATAAAAGGCTGGCAAGAAAAAATTGATAAAACCCCTGAAGAATTATCAAATGAATTTAAAGAACATGGTGCTGGAAGTATTCTTTTCACAAATGTAGATGTGGAAGGACTGTTAAATGGTTTTTACACAGAACCTGTCTTAAATCTTGTTAATTCTACTGATTTACCAGTAGTTTACTCTGGAGGAGTAACATCGACAGAAGATTTAGCAAAACTTAATAAAACTGGTGTTAAAGGAGTCGTTATTGGTTCAGCACTTTATAAAAATAAAATT
This window contains:
- the hisA gene encoding 1-(5-phosphoribosyl)-5-[(5-phosphoribosylamino)methylideneamino]imidazole-4-carboxamide isomerase, with the protein product MSFEENKMLIMPAVDIRNGKCVQLVQGKPGSEQVVIDNPEKVALSWQEQGAKTVHIIDLDGTIDGKTSLPTIKKIVNELSVPVQLGGGIRSLEYAKELLDLDIDRVIIGTMGIKHPEVIHELSEEYGSDRIMISLDSKDSKVVIKGWQEKIDKTPEELSNEFKEHGAGSILFTNVDVEGLLNGFYTEPVLNLVNSTDLPVVYSGGVTSTEDLAKLNKTGVKGVVIGSALYKNKINLKDALKYEEVVE
- a CDS encoding ABC transporter permease, with product MITFIETEFLKLKRSKIFFITILGALFVPFMLSMGIAYQLWQSPDYIFYFKDGFEVMKQFLFMLLGVEVFAIVSAYLFGREYSERTLKSILTTPISKIKYLCGKFLMFFIWTILLVLISYFGLILFGEVIGIKGLTFGIFSETITSYLYNGVLLFLTMTPFAFFAIWIKSLVPSMIAGGVVTVGNMMIYGRDLTPLFPWTGSFVLANGELSQYAYSEATTFGIILAVFIIGFVLSYIYLYKTDTPL